The Halomicronema hongdechloris C2206 genome includes a window with the following:
- a CDS encoding DNA starvation/stress protection protein DpsA: MPTTETLLQSSNEITDNPILLEKSITEPICEGLGVAYASFMALYLQYQKHHFVVEGAEYYMLHEYFAESYGEVQEHAHDVGERLHGLGGIPAHSFSKLAQLCCFEQESDDVFRCRLMIEHDLKAEQSLVDVLRRQAAQAESLGDRATRYLYEQILLKTEERAYHLEHFLTRDSLKLGW; the protein is encoded by the coding sequence ATGCCTACTACCGAAACGCTGCTACAGTCATCCAATGAAATTACTGACAATCCAATCTTGCTAGAAAAGAGCATCACAGAGCCGATCTGCGAAGGACTCGGGGTTGCTTATGCCAGCTTCATGGCCCTCTACCTGCAGTACCAGAAACATCATTTTGTGGTGGAGGGGGCTGAATACTACATGCTCCATGAGTATTTCGCTGAAAGCTACGGGGAAGTGCAAGAACATGCCCATGATGTGGGCGAGCGTCTCCATGGGCTAGGAGGTATCCCGGCTCACTCCTTCAGCAAACTGGCGCAACTCTGCTGTTTTGAGCAAGAGTCCGATGATGTGTTTCGCTGCCGGTTGATGATTGAGCATGATCTAAAGGCGGAGCAATCATTGGTTGACGTGCTTCGACGTCAGGCTGCTCAGGCAGAAAGCCTGGGAGACCGAGCTACTCGCTACCTCTACGAGCAAATTCTGCTCAAGACTGAAGAGCGCGCCTATCATCTTGAGCACTTCTTGACTCGGGACAGCCTCAAGCTGGGCTGGTAG
- a CDS encoding DUF4079 domain-containing protein has translation MDLPSFIWLWRIAAWSMGLSVTAYLVLATLGGWLALTRLTNRPRPGWVRSLHIAVGVILVSLVLLLLSIGIIGTLGEYGSLGHSYHLPAGLTVVTLVLLSAWSAARIDVSRPWARRLHVGINGILFVALATVTFTGWQVVQKYLP, from the coding sequence TTGGATTTACCCTCTTTCATCTGGTTGTGGCGTATCGCTGCCTGGTCCATGGGCCTATCGGTGACCGCTTACCTGGTGTTAGCGACCTTAGGCGGCTGGTTGGCGCTGACCCGGTTGACCAATCGCCCCCGACCCGGCTGGGTGCGATCGCTGCACATCGCCGTAGGGGTAATCCTGGTGAGCCTAGTCTTGTTATTGCTCAGCATCGGCATCATTGGCACCCTGGGGGAATATGGCAGCTTGGGCCACTCCTACCATCTGCCAGCGGGCCTAACCGTGGTCACCCTGGTCTTGCTATCTGCCTGGAGTGCCGCTCGTATTGATGTCAGTCGCCCCTGGGCGCGCCGCCTGCATGTGGGCATCAATGGCATCTTGTTCGTCGCCCTGGCCACCGTGACCTTCACTGGCTGGCAAGTGGTTCAGAAATATTTGCCCTAG
- a CDS encoding ABC transporter ATP-binding protein, which produces MGGWLDRLDSLEFGGIILSVVLQLEQVTLDSPLSAQPLLNQISFSLAPGEFVGIVGPSGAGKTSLLRLINRLQDASHGQIQVQHRPVSAWPVVSLRQQMALVLQEPKLLGMTVQEAMHYPLKLRGMAATEARKRVNHWLERLQIPRDWQGRTELELSVGQRQRVAIARALVTEPPLLLLDEPTSALDVGHGERLLACLQELATAQGMAILMANHQLDWVEQFCSRVLYLQQGKLGGDWPATVVNWHHLREAIADVERRAAAEWD; this is translated from the coding sequence ATGGGTGGATGGTTGGATCGTCTGGACAGCCTGGAGTTTGGAGGGATTATCTTGAGCGTGGTGTTGCAGTTAGAGCAAGTGACGCTAGACTCCCCCCTGAGTGCACAGCCCTTACTCAACCAGATTTCCTTTAGCCTGGCACCCGGGGAGTTTGTCGGTATAGTCGGTCCCTCAGGGGCGGGTAAAACCTCCCTGTTACGCCTGATCAACCGTTTACAGGATGCCAGTCACGGTCAGATTCAGGTGCAGCACCGGCCAGTCTCAGCCTGGCCAGTAGTTTCCCTGCGACAGCAGATGGCTCTAGTGTTGCAAGAGCCCAAGCTCTTGGGCATGACGGTGCAAGAGGCAATGCACTATCCCCTAAAACTGCGGGGGATGGCGGCGACGGAAGCGCGAAAGCGGGTAAACCATTGGCTAGAGCGCCTGCAAATCCCTCGAGACTGGCAAGGCCGGACGGAATTAGAGCTGTCCGTCGGTCAGCGGCAGCGGGTAGCCATTGCTCGAGCCCTGGTGACTGAGCCGCCGCTACTGCTACTCGATGAACCCACCTCGGCTCTGGATGTGGGTCATGGCGAGCGGCTGTTGGCCTGCCTGCAGGAGTTAGCCACTGCTCAGGGAATGGCGATTTTGATGGCTAACCATCAGCTGGATTGGGTGGAACAGTTCTGCAGTCGGGTGCTGTATCTGCAGCAGGGCAAGTTAGGGGGGGATTGGCCGGCAACGGTGGTCAATTGGCATCACCTGCGAGAGGCCATTGCCGATGTGGAACGCCGAGCCGCGGCTGAGTGGGACTAA
- a CDS encoding HEAT repeat domain-containing protein, whose protein sequence is MSIVDLEHISQQLDSKDPKDRMLALAALRGVSPEQAAPLIRKVLYDGNLQVRSMAVFALGLKPDEQACDTLINLLEHDPDYGIRADAAGALGYLEDPRAFGPLVRAFYEDTDWLVRFSAAVSLGNLKNPQAHDVLIEALGSDQEIMQQAAIAAIGEIGDMKALDEILTFAQSEDWLVRQRLAEALGNLPSSKGESALRFLEKDAHPQVATAARLSLQRLVQ, encoded by the coding sequence ATGAGCATTGTTGACTTAGAGCATATCTCCCAGCAACTGGATAGTAAAGACCCCAAAGATCGCATGCTGGCCTTGGCTGCCTTGAGGGGGGTGTCCCCTGAGCAGGCTGCCCCCTTGATCCGTAAGGTCCTCTATGACGGCAATCTACAGGTCCGCTCCATGGCCGTTTTTGCCCTGGGTCTAAAACCAGACGAGCAAGCCTGCGATACCTTGATTAACTTGCTCGAGCATGACCCGGACTATGGCATCCGCGCCGATGCTGCCGGTGCTCTAGGCTATCTCGAGGACCCACGTGCCTTTGGGCCCCTCGTGCGCGCCTTCTACGAAGATACGGACTGGTTAGTCCGATTCAGTGCGGCAGTCTCCTTGGGTAACCTGAAGAATCCCCAAGCCCACGACGTCCTCATCGAAGCCCTAGGCAGCGATCAGGAGATCATGCAACAAGCTGCCATTGCCGCCATTGGCGAGATCGGCGATATGAAAGCCTTAGATGAAATCCTCACCTTTGCCCAGTCCGAGGATTGGTTGGTGCGGCAGCGCTTGGCCGAGGCCCTGGGTAACCTGCCCAGTTCTAAGGGAGAATCAGCCCTACGCTTCCTGGAGAAAGATGCCCATCCTCAAGTTGCCACCGCCGCTCGGCTGTCCCTGCAACGACTGGTTCAATAA
- a CDS encoding Fur family transcriptional regulator produces the protein MTTDPSQAGDLMKELFHQGGFRFTRQRQKIIGLFHACQEGQHLNADTIHHQLACQGEHVSPSTIYRTLHVMVNLGLLRELELADGKKSYELSNPYAGDHHHLVCVQCGAVVEFEEDMTSEVAHDQAASQGYSILDCQFTIYGVCSNCQHHLIPTHLS, from the coding sequence ATGACAACCGACCCGAGCCAAGCTGGAGACCTGATGAAAGAGCTATTCCATCAAGGAGGATTTCGCTTTACGAGACAGCGCCAGAAAATTATTGGTTTGTTCCATGCTTGTCAGGAAGGCCAACACTTGAATGCAGACACCATTCACCATCAGTTGGCCTGTCAAGGTGAACATGTTAGCCCATCGACAATTTACAGAACATTGCATGTCATGGTGAATTTAGGCTTATTGCGGGAGTTAGAGTTGGCCGACGGCAAGAAAAGCTATGAGCTTAGTAATCCCTATGCAGGCGATCATCATCACTTAGTGTGTGTCCAGTGTGGGGCTGTGGTGGAGTTTGAGGAAGACATGACTTCTGAGGTGGCTCACGACCAAGCAGCAAGTCAAGGATATTCCATCCTCGACTGCCAATTTACAATCTATGGTGTCTGTTCCAACTGTCAGCATCACCTGATTCCAACTCATCTCAGCTAG
- a CDS encoding WD40 repeat domain-containing protein — MTAKKSRRRGVVLSLQGQHKLEAARRQLEQTVNGGDRFTLEELCDRTRLALSTIARVLDAQVGVDKQTLSQVFAAFDLLLERTDYQHPGLSQAPDAFPPSGSTAIAPSPEPSPQTIDWGEAIDVSLFYGRTAELATLERWIQQDRCRLIAILGMGGIGKTALSVKLAQQSVVSREGQEGGEDQLTTSPLSPNPSGQATPTPLHPPTPSPTHSFTHIIWRTLRNAPPLELLLTDLIQVLSGQQETAASLTVGPLLSRFMHYLRQHRCLLILDNYETVLQGGQFAGAYRQGYEGYGELLRQVGELPHPSCLVLTSREKPETIADLEGETLPVRSLGLPGLLPADTDHLFDAIGLSQSPAGRRRLMEIYSGNPLALKIVATSIRELFDSDVDAFLGEETLVFNGIRRLLNQQMQRLTRLEKQVMFWLAINREWVTIAELQADIVPPVPKQRLLETLESLARRSLIEQKNARFTQQPVVMEYMTEQVIEQVGDALETLTLDLDAVSSEGLIFNAYALIKATAKEYVRDSQTRLILQPIARHLAECFSSVAALEQQMLRILTRVRRSETRGSSYGAGNLINLMSHLHLDLSDYDFSNLTIRQACLQKTPLHRVNLKDAHLIACRFAEPVPHPNSLAISPDGDRMAIGGEDGAIQMWQVSTGTPLLTLQAHSTFVFALAFAPQRDANSPNGNLLASGSMDSGIKFWEVESGQCLQAWQFERPWALAFTSDGRFLAGSLGDSDRAIHLWDWRTGQSLKTFLGHTGPASGLAFIPATASHSQRLVSGGQDCLLKIWDVDSGECLRTLTDHRGMVWSVAVHPEGDRFATASFDQTIKIWDVETEVCLQTLLGHTAEVTSVRFSPDGLLLVSSSSDRTLRLWEVATGKCLTVLQSHEDSVWAAAFIAGHTPTGEWASGQAIVSVGMDQSVRFWDISHVPPTSENSTLDLSGLSGQCLKTIQGDSTGIRSVACHPQGDLIASGGLGGVVRLWDTAGTCLRELPGHTASIWKVSFHPKGHLLASASLNGEVRVWDVATGRCRHSLWRNQSWIQAFGFSPQGHLVSASSTDATILFWDAETGECWRSIALSTDAYILGLDFHPQGHYFVSAGNNSQLRWWDMATGECFRVQSAKEGHTWAIAFHPQGHLFASVGHNLDVKLWDADSGECLDSLLGHTGIHGAVAFSPDGTILASGRSDRTIRLWDVATRQCLHVLEGHTSTVTSIAFMPSTAQPLHNQPALLVSGSLDGTVCLWDVGTGTCLKQFRPDRLYEGMMIIGTTGLTVGEKSALLALGAVEGIHPSTTRSIKPIGEAIAECH; from the coding sequence ATGACCGCTAAGAAGAGCCGGCGGCGGGGTGTTGTTCTATCGTTACAAGGTCAGCACAAACTCGAGGCTGCCCGGCGACAACTTGAGCAGACGGTGAACGGAGGCGATCGCTTCACCCTGGAAGAGCTGTGCGATCGCACCCGGCTGGCCCTCAGCACTATCGCCCGCGTTCTCGATGCTCAGGTCGGCGTCGATAAACAAACCCTGTCCCAGGTCTTTGCGGCCTTCGACCTGCTCCTGGAACGCACCGACTATCAGCATCCCGGCCTATCTCAGGCACCCGACGCCTTCCCGCCATCAGGCTCCACCGCGATTGCCCCGTCCCCGGAGCCATCCCCCCAAACCATCGACTGGGGCGAGGCCATCGACGTTTCCCTGTTCTACGGACGCACCGCCGAACTCGCCACCTTGGAGCGCTGGATTCAGCAGGATCGCTGCCGTCTGATCGCCATCCTGGGCATGGGCGGCATCGGCAAGACGGCCTTATCGGTGAAGCTGGCGCAGCAGTCGGTGGTGAGTAGAGAAGGTCAGGAAGGTGGGGAAGATCAGCTGACAACCTCCCCCCTATCCCCCAATCCCTCCGGACAGGCTACGCCAACACCCCTTCACCCACCCACTCCTTCACCCACCCACTCCTTCACCCACATCATCTGGCGTACCCTCCGCAACGCCCCGCCCCTAGAACTGCTGCTGACGGATCTGATTCAGGTGCTCTCCGGTCAGCAGGAAACGGCGGCATCCCTGACCGTCGGACCGCTGCTGTCGCGCTTCATGCACTACCTACGGCAGCACCGTTGCCTGTTGATTTTGGATAACTACGAAACGGTTTTGCAGGGGGGACAATTTGCCGGCGCCTATCGGCAAGGGTATGAGGGTTACGGTGAGCTGCTGCGTCAGGTGGGTGAGCTTCCCCACCCAAGCTGTCTGGTACTCACCAGTCGTGAGAAACCGGAAACCATCGCCGACTTAGAGGGAGAAACGCTGCCGGTAAGATCCCTGGGACTGCCGGGTCTCCTGCCGGCCGATACCGATCACCTGTTCGACGCCATTGGCTTGTCCCAATCCCCCGCGGGGCGCCGTCGCCTGATGGAGATCTATAGCGGTAATCCCCTGGCGCTGAAGATTGTCGCCACCTCTATTCGGGAGTTATTTGACAGTGATGTGGACGCTTTTTTAGGGGAAGAAACCCTGGTCTTTAACGGCATTCGTCGTCTGCTCAATCAGCAGATGCAGCGGCTTACCCGGCTGGAAAAGCAGGTGATGTTTTGGCTGGCGATAAATCGCGAATGGGTGACCATCGCCGAATTGCAGGCCGATATCGTGCCCCCGGTGCCCAAGCAGCGGTTGCTGGAAACTCTGGAATCTCTGGCTCGGCGCAGTCTGATTGAGCAAAAAAATGCCCGTTTTACCCAGCAGCCTGTGGTCATGGAATACATGACTGAGCAGGTGATTGAGCAGGTCGGAGACGCCCTCGAAACCCTCACCCTCGATCTCGACGCGGTTTCCTCTGAAGGGCTAATCTTCAACGCCTATGCCCTAATCAAAGCCACCGCCAAGGAATACGTACGAGACAGCCAAACTCGCTTGATTTTGCAGCCCATTGCTCGTCATCTGGCCGAATGCTTCAGCTCAGTCGCTGCTCTAGAGCAGCAGATGCTGCGCATCTTGACACGGGTGCGACGCTCGGAAACCCGAGGGTCGAGCTATGGGGCAGGCAACTTAATCAACCTGATGAGTCACTTGCACTTAGACCTGAGTGATTATGACTTTTCTAACCTGACCATTCGACAAGCCTGCTTACAGAAGACCCCTCTCCATCGGGTCAATCTCAAGGATGCTCATCTGATCGCCTGCCGCTTTGCCGAACCGGTTCCCCATCCCAACTCTTTGGCGATCAGTCCCGATGGCGATCGCATGGCCATCGGCGGTGAAGACGGCGCGATTCAAATGTGGCAGGTGTCGACCGGCACTCCGCTGCTCACCCTCCAGGCCCACTCGACGTTTGTGTTTGCCCTAGCCTTTGCTCCGCAACGCGATGCGAACAGCCCGAACGGCAACCTCCTGGCCAGCGGCAGCATGGATTCCGGCATTAAATTCTGGGAGGTTGAGTCTGGCCAGTGCCTGCAAGCCTGGCAGTTTGAACGACCCTGGGCCCTGGCCTTTACCTCCGACGGGCGCTTCCTGGCCGGGAGCCTGGGGGACAGCGATCGCGCCATTCACCTGTGGGACTGGCGCACAGGCCAGTCGCTGAAGACTTTTCTGGGCCACACCGGACCCGCCAGCGGGTTGGCCTTCATCCCCGCTACCGCCTCTCACTCTCAGCGGCTCGTCAGCGGCGGGCAGGACTGCTTGCTCAAAATCTGGGATGTCGATAGCGGCGAGTGCCTCCGTACCCTGACGGATCACCGGGGTATGGTCTGGTCGGTGGCAGTTCACCCCGAGGGTGATCGCTTTGCCACTGCTAGCTTTGACCAAACCATTAAAATCTGGGACGTGGAGACGGAAGTCTGCCTGCAAACCCTGCTAGGACACACCGCCGAAGTCACCAGCGTCCGCTTCAGTCCGGATGGTTTGCTGTTGGTGAGTTCCAGCAGCGATCGCACCCTGCGCCTCTGGGAGGTAGCCACCGGAAAATGTCTGACCGTGCTGCAGAGCCACGAAGATAGCGTCTGGGCGGCGGCCTTCATCGCCGGTCACACCCCTACGGGCGAATGGGCTTCCGGACAGGCAATCGTCAGCGTCGGCATGGATCAGAGCGTCCGGTTTTGGGATATCAGCCACGTTCCGCCAACCTCCGAGAACTCCACCCTAGACCTGAGCGGCCTCTCTGGGCAGTGTTTGAAAACCATTCAGGGGGATAGCACCGGCATCCGCTCCGTTGCCTGCCATCCCCAGGGCGACCTGATCGCCAGCGGCGGACTGGGGGGTGTGGTGCGCCTGTGGGACACGGCGGGTACCTGCCTGCGGGAACTGCCCGGCCACACCGCCAGCATCTGGAAGGTGTCGTTTCACCCTAAAGGCCACCTACTGGCCAGCGCCAGCCTCAACGGCGAGGTCCGTGTTTGGGATGTCGCTACCGGACGCTGCCGGCACAGCCTCTGGCGCAATCAGTCCTGGATTCAAGCCTTTGGGTTCAGCCCCCAGGGGCACCTGGTCAGCGCCAGCAGCACCGACGCCACCATTCTGTTCTGGGATGCGGAAACCGGGGAGTGCTGGCGCAGCATTGCCCTCTCTACCGATGCCTATATCCTCGGTCTCGACTTCCATCCCCAAGGGCACTACTTCGTCTCTGCCGGCAACAACAGCCAGCTACGCTGGTGGGACATGGCCACTGGCGAGTGTTTTCGGGTGCAGTCGGCTAAAGAGGGTCACACCTGGGCGATTGCCTTCCATCCCCAGGGGCACCTGTTCGCTAGCGTAGGCCACAACCTGGATGTCAAACTCTGGGATGCCGACTCGGGCGAATGCCTAGACAGCCTGCTGGGCCATACCGGCATCCACGGCGCTGTCGCCTTCAGCCCCGATGGCACGATTCTGGCCAGCGGTCGCAGCGATCGCACCATCCGCCTGTGGGATGTCGCCACCCGTCAGTGTTTGCATGTCCTGGAAGGCCACACTAGCACCGTCACTTCCATAGCGTTCATGCCTTCCACGGCTCAACCGCTCCACAACCAGCCAGCCCTACTTGTCAGCGGCAGTCTGGACGGCACTGTCTGCCTCTGGGATGTCGGAACCGGCACCTGTCTGAAGCAATTCCGACCCGATCGGCTCTATGAAGGGATGATGATTATCGGGACAACCGGACTGACGGTGGGGGAAAAATCGGCCCTGCTTGCTCTGGGAGCTGTCGAAGGCATACACCCAAGCACAACTCGGTCCATCAAGCCCATCGGAGAAGCCATTGCAGAATGCCATTGA